The following proteins are encoded in a genomic region of Microcoleus sp. AS-A8:
- a CDS encoding rubredoxin produces the protein MKKYLCTVCGYVYDPEEGDPDSDIAPGTAFEDIPEDWVCPVCGVTKEDFEEYEE, from the coding sequence ATGAAGAAATATCTCTGTACCGTTTGCGGCTACGTCTATGACCCGGAAGAAGGCGACCCGGATAGTGATATTGCACCGGGAACCGCTTTTGAAGATATCCCTGAAGATTGGGTCTGTCCTGTGTGTGGTGTAACGAAAGAAGACTTTGAAGAGTATGAAGAGTAG